In Haliscomenobacter hydrossis DSM 1100, the DNA window CTGGCCCTCCCCGTGGCAGGTGTCTGCGCCCTGAGGGTGATGCTCGTGCTGCCATTACAAATGGTGGTATCTCGCCCGGCACTAAACGTATTGGGGGGGAGAGAAATGACATCCACAATGACTGGTCCAAAGGTGCTGGATTGGCAGCCTGCCGAGTCGCGCAATGCCGAATATTCACCAGAGAAAGCACTGCTGGTCGCTTTGAGTTTGAGGGAAGGTGTGCTGGAATAAAGCTCTTCTCCATTGGGCAACTGCCAAACATAGGTAACATTTGGTCCTTGAAAAAGGTCATCAGCCCGGAGAGTGAAGGTCTCGTTGCCACAAACAGTGTCAGGTGCGACGATGCCGTACAGCGGTTTGGGCATACTTTTTCCTGCTTTTAAGGTAGTCGAATAATTGCCCGTACAGCCGTTGGCGTCACTGACCGTGACGGAGTACGTTCCTTCATTGAGTTCATCAAGATCTGCGGTGGTAGCGCCATTGCTCCAGGCATAAAAATAGGGGGTAGTACCTCCCACAACAGTAAGGATAATCGCTCCGGTAGCCTCGCCCGAACAATTCAGGTCGGTAGCAATTCCGGATACACTCAAAACCGGGCAATTGTCTCCACCAACTGCACCTGATTTCACGCTGGTACAACCATTGGCATCTTCAACGGTAACGGTATACAATCCCTGCGCCAAGCCAGTCAGGGCAGAGGTACTGGCACCGTTGCTCCAACGATAGCGGTAAGGACTCGTTCCGCCCGAAGCACTGGCGCTAGCCGTACCATTGTTTGCGTTGGGGCTGGTTTCACGGGTAAAGTTGGTATTGACCTGTAAAGCACTTGGTTCGCTAATGCTGAAATTTTGCGTGCGGGTACATTGATTGGCATCGGTGATGGTCAGGCTATAATTGCCGGCAGCGAGCGCACTGAGGCTGCTGGTCGTTGTGCCATTGCTCCAGCGATAAGTGTAAGGCGCTGTGCCTCCACCCGCTGTGGCCAGGGCACGACCTTGATTTTGACCATTGCACAACAAATTGGTAGGGGTAACCGTCAACGTCAATGCCGAAGGGACGGAGACGGTAGTGTTGCCATTTTCACTACAACCAGCCGCATTGGTAACTGTAACGCGGTAATTTCCTGCGGCAAGATTGGTGATCGCGCTGCTCGTGGCACCATTGCTCCACAAATAGGTATAAGGGCTGGTTCCGCCGCTGACCACTACCGCAGCCTGGCCATTGGTTTGGCCATTGCACAAAATATTGGTCGAACTCATTTGCAGGTTGAGTCGTGCAGCCGAACGTATCGTTTTACTGTCGTTGATCTGGCAACCTGCGGCATCAGTAATGCTTACGGTGTAGTCTCCTGGCGGCAAATTGCTCAAAGCAGAGGTACTGGCCCCATTGCTCCAGGCGTAGCGGTAAGGGGTGGTTCCGCCCGTCACTTGGGCAGTTGCCCGCTCGGTGTTTGTTTCTGTACAGGGAATATCGGTGGTATTGAGCACCAGGCTAAGTGCGCTAGGTTGGGTCACGGTCACACTGGCGGTTACCTGACAAGCACGGCTGTCGCTAACCGTTACGCCATAAGTATTGGCGGACAAATTGTTGATGGCTGAAGTTGTCGCGCCAGTACTCCAAATGTAGGTATAAGGACTGGTTCCTCCGGTAACGACAACTTGAGCACTTCCCGTAGCGGCACCATTACAGTTTACGTTGGTGGCGGTGGCAGTGGCAAAAAGTTGTGCGGGAGAAACAATGAGTACACTGTCTTTTTTCAAACAGCCCAGCACATCAGTAATGGAAACGATAAACTTACCCGCACTCAATCCAGAAATAGCCGAAGTGCTTGCTCCAGTACTCCATACATACCGGTAAGCAGGACTGCCACCTGATGCCAGCACCGTAGCTTGACCATTACTTTGGCCAAAACAAGCAGGGTTGGTGGAAGTAGTGGTAGAGGTTATCGCCGGGTTTTGTTTTATCGTTAAACTGGCCGTGTCCGCACAACCATTCTGATCGGTGACGGTGAGTGCGTATGTTCCTGCGACAAGATTGAGTACATCCGCGCTAGTGGCACCCGTCGACCATTTGTATCCATAAGGTTGTTGTCCTCCGGTAGTTGTGCTGCGGACTTCTCCGGTGCTGGCTCCAAAACAAGTGATGTCTACCCCGCTGAGCTGTACTTGTAAATCCGTTTTGGGACCAAGGATGGTGAAAGGGAAACTGGCCTTGCAGCCAATGGCGCTGGTAATGGTCAGGCCATAATTGCCCGAGCCAAGATTTTGAATGGCTGAAGTGGTAGCCCCAGTACTCCATAAAAAGGTATGCGGGCCAGTACTGAGCAAATCCACCCTGGCTGTACCCGTATTCAATCCGAAACACAAGGGGTCGGTGGTGATCACCCGGGCACTAACGGGGGCAGGGTCATTCAGGACAAAACTCCAGGTTGCGGTGCAGCCATTGGCATCGGTTACCACCACGCTATAATTTCCAGCCTTGAGGTTTTTACGGCTGGAAGTGGTCGCTCCATTCTCCCAGACATAACGGTAGGGGGCGGTACCTCCGGTGATGCGGACGCTGATTTCACCACTCGTATCCGCAAAACATTTGGGATCGATGAGGGTAGAATCGATGGTCAAAGGCGTTGATTCAATGATTTGGAAAGTCCGGATTTGTTGACATTGGGTACGATCTGTAACGGTAAGGCCATAAGTACCCGCGCCAAGATTGGCAATCCCAGAAGTAGTTGCTCCAGTGCTCCACAAATAGGTATAAGTTCCCGCACCTCCAGTAACCGTGGCGGTAGCCGTACCATCTTTTTGACCCGCACAAAGCGTGTCTTTGACTTGCAAATCAATATTGATGACCGAGGCTTGTTTCACCTCCGTTCGGGCCGTATCCGCACAACCCCCTTGATCGGTAACCGTAAGTCCATAAATACCCGCATTAAGGTTGAGCAAATTGACGCTGGTGGCACCAGTCGACCATTTGTATATATAGGGCTCTTTACCCCCCGTGGTAGTCGTGCTTATTTCTCCGGTAGTTCCGCCAAAACAAGCAACGTCGACCGTTTTAGTACT includes these proteins:
- a CDS encoding gliding motility-associated C-terminal domain-containing protein, encoding MRKSQIPVLFFFTLASLPVLAQVACPTANPITVTRTTGSAGTTGSLPWALNCLNNVTTLTTVQFNIAGAGPHIIQPGTNSPLPTITKANAHIDGSTDNIIIDGTLDQSQAIVVSANSVKINGLTIRNFDGATFSNAIRFTTGNGHEVNSCQLFDNQNGISIARSVGTFSINLNYIGTDKSNTNLSNNAAGITVETFAGAAGPPTGTINNNTIGFNAVGIQVGTARNVTISQNSIFCNTKLGIERASTIATPTISSATTRQITGTAPASSSVQVFRVNNTGCTNVPCQGRTYLGTVTTNAFGAWNLNITAGLSANDQVTATMTQASNTSEFSACRTVVDICANFLASIKSNNVTCNNGNNGSASVSTSGGLNQGIRFVWSTGATTSAISNLSAGTYRVTATDAAACQSIQSVNILQPTAITIRTTVTNVPCNGDRSGQITTTTTGGVAPYSYRWSNGATTANIGSLIAGTYLLTVTDASNCTATAQAIVTQPAVLAANLIATDTLCPGAKNGTAQSSPSGGTTPYTFLWSTGATTTSISGLGAGNYSLRVTDQMRCQAVVTFPIFEFTALRVDTSVVHPKCVGDATGEIALKVSGGKAPYTYFWENGATTATRSNLKAGSYKVEVTDANRCSVTLLFTIKDPAALNAQIITTDPPCFGLNTGTAKVDVIGSNGPFTYLWSTGATTTSIEMLSAGRYSLTVTNGNGCKGSFPFTINAATTVVQLSTKTVDVACFGGTTGEISTTTTGGKEPYIYKWSTGATSVNLLNLNAGIYGLTVTDQGGCADTARTEVKQASVINIDLQVKDTLCAGQKDGTATATVTGGAGTYTYLWSTGATTSGIANLGAGTYGLTVTDRTQCQQIRTFQIIESTPLTIDSTLIDPKCFADTSGEISVRITGGTAPYRYVWENGATTSSRKNLKAGNYSVVVTDANGCTATWSFVLNDPAPVSARVITTDPLCFGLNTGTARVDLLSTGPHTFLWSTGATTSAIQNLGSGNYGLTITSAIGCKASFPFTILGPKTDLQVQLSGVDITCFGASTGEVRSTTTGGQQPYGYKWSTGATSADVLNLVAGTYALTVTDQNGCADTASLTIKQNPAITSTTTSTNPACFGQSNGQATVLASGGSPAYRYVWSTGASTSAISGLSAGKFIVSITDVLGCLKKDSVLIVSPAQLFATATATNVNCNGAATGSAQVVVTGGTSPYTYIWSTGATTSAINNLSANTYGVTVSDSRACQVTASVTVTQPSALSLVLNTTDIPCTETNTERATAQVTGGTTPYRYAWSNGASTSALSNLPPGDYTVSITDAAGCQINDSKTIRSAARLNLQMSSTNILCNGQTNGQAAVVVSGGTSPYTYLWSNGATSSAITNLAAGNYRVTVTNAAGCSENGNTTVSVPSALTLTVTPTNLLCNGQNQGRALATAGGGTAPYTYRWSNGTTTSSLSALAAGNYSLTITDANQCTRTQNFSISEPSALQVNTNFTRETSPNANNGTASASASGGTSPYRYRWSNGASTSALTGLAQGLYTVTVEDANGCTSVKSGAVGGDNCPVLSVSGIATDLNCSGEATGAIILTVVGGTTPYFYAWSNGATTADLDELNEGTYSVTVSDANGCTGNYSTTLKAGKSMPKPLYGIVAPDTVCGNETFTLRADDLFQGPNVTYVWQLPNGEELYSSTPSLKLKATSSAFSGEYSALRDSAGCQSSTFGPVIVDVISLPPNTFSAGRDTTICNGSTSITLRAQTPATGRASWLPLSNRIILQNPNSPNATAQNLGTGANRFVWRIAIGRCIQAAADTVTVFLEKAPQLADDKYTIERSQDIAAMNILLNDNLGGLQDTTITWSGAPTMGNFEFIPANKSFRYTAEADFKGIIEFKYTVCNEASQCATPCDSANVSVEIFNLPKPTEGLVLEDDGPNGTLQIRGLQGYSRVDIVITNRWGDLVYKNSSYDNAAPWRGQAGDDGSYLPPGAYYYVIRAYDNESLVGKPQTGAIYLFKKENP